Genomic DNA from Rhodoferax mekongensis:
AGGCCTTCCACACCGACGTCACCCCTCTGTTGCAAAAGATCCGCATGGAAGCCGGTGGCGCCGCTGACCCGGTCCTGGCCTACCGCGCCAGCGGATACCGCAAGCAGATGGCGGCCATCCGACCCGCCAGCGGCCCGAGCAGCGGCATTGTTTGAGCGAGATTGCATGGGCAATGTCGCACTCCCCATCGAATCCGGTTCACCCCCCCAAGGGGGGGCAGTGCAGCCGGTATCGAGACCGGCCTTAGTGCCAAATTTTTCTACTAACAATTCCAGGAGACAAGCATGAAGAAACAACTCAAGACACTGCTGACCATCGCACTGAGTGCGGCCCTGGTCAGCCCGGCATTCGCAGCGGACAAGATCGCCCTCGTGGTGAAGAGTTTGGGCAACGGCTTCTTCGACGCCGCCAACCAAGGCGCTCAGGAAGCCGCCAAGGAACTCAAGAACGTCGAGATCATTTACACCGGTCCTGCCAAAGCCACTGCCGAAGGCCAGATCGAGATCGTGAACTCGCTGATCGCCCAAAAAGTATCTGCCATCGTGATTTCCGCGAATGATCCCGATGCACTGGCCCCCGTGCTCAAGCGCGCCATGGACCGCGGCATCAAGGTTTTGTCCTTTGACTCCGGCGTCCGAAAGGACGGACGCATGATGCACCTGAACCCCTCCAGCAACCCCTTGATCGGCGAGAAGTTGGTGAAGATGACCGCTGACGCGATTGGCTCGACCGGCGAGGTTGCGGTGCTCTCCGCCACCGCCCAAGCGACCAACCAGAACATCTGGATCGAAGAAGCCAAGAAAGTGCTCGCACAGCCTGCCTACAAGGGCCTGAAACTGGTCAGCGTGGTCTATGGCGATGACCAGACCGACAAGAGCTATCGTGAAGCCCAAGGCCTGTTCAAAAGCTATCCCAACCTGAAGGCCATCATTGCCCCTACCACCGTGGGTGTGGCCGCTGCTGCGAAGGCTGTGCAGGACGAGAAGAAGGTCGGCTCCATTTACGTAACCGGCTTGGGCCTGCCGTCTGAAATGGCCGGTCACGTGAAGAGCGGTGCCGTGAAGTCCTTTGCCATCTGGAACCCGATTGATCTGGGCTACTCCTCCATCATGGCTGCCAGCCAGTTCATCTCCGGCAAAGTGACCGGTAAGGCCGGCGACAAGGTGTCCTTGGGCCGCGTAGGCACCGTGACCTTGGATGCGAATGGCGAAGCCGCGATGTCGGAGCCCTTCACGTACGATGCCTCCAACGTTGAGAAGTTCGCGAAGTTCTTTTAAACACCCCAGGCTGCAGTGCTGCGCACTTTCGCTACCCCCTTGCAGGGGACAACACCAGCAGCCCGGCTTGGCCGGTTCTGCGGTGTTCTTGGTGGTGAGTGTTCAACGGTCTGCCATGTTGGTGAAATAGTTCGTGGGGCATCGCTCTCGGGTAGATGCCCTTTTTTATGAAAAGTTGGATTTCGCACAATGTCTGATGTATTGCTGAGTCTGCAAGGCATCCACAAGCGCTATGGGGCGACCCATGCCTTGCGCGGGGTGGATCTGGAGTTGCAGGCCGGAGAAGTGCTGGCCCTTGTGGGTGAAAACGGCGCCGGTAAGTCCACCCTGGTCAAAATGTTGACGGGAGTGGTGCCGGTGGACGAGGGGGTGATCCGACTGCGGGGTGTCCCTCAGACGTTCGCCAATGCCCAGGCATCGCAGGCTGCGGGCATTCTGGCGGTGCACCAGGAAACGGTGATGTTCGAAGAACTCAGCGTGGCCGAAAACATTTACGTAGGGCGCCACCTGATGCGTGGCCCTTTTATCGACTGGTCGGGAATGAACATCCAGGCACAGTCGGTGTTGGACCAGATTGGAGCCCGTTTCAAGGCGACGACCCTGGTCAAAGACCTGAGTTTGGCCGAGCGGCATCTGGTCGAAATTGCGCGGGCATTGTCCCAAAAGGCATCGGTGGTGATTTTGGACGAGCCGACCGCAGCACTCTCGCAGGCGGAGATCCGGGACTTCTACGGCATCGTGCGCCAGCTGCGTGACCAAGGTGTGGGCGTGATCTTCATCACCCACAAGTTCGATGAGATTTTTGCGGTGGCGGACCGCTACGTGGTGCTGCGCGACGGCGCGGCCGTGGGTACTGGCGCTATTGCAGGTGTGACGGAGCAGGAACTGGTCAAGCTCATGGCAGGGCGCGCCATCGACCAGATTTACCCTCAGATCGTGTCCACTCCCGGTGATGTGGTGATGACGGTCAAGAACCTCTCGCACCCCACGGAATTCAGCAACATTGCCTTTGAGTTGCGGCGTGGAGAAATTCTGGGGTTTTATGGTCTGGTAGGTTCCGGCCGGAGCGAGGCCATGCTGGCCATCATGGGCCTGAACCCCGCCGCCAGCGGTGAGTTCACGGTGCAGGGCCAGAAGCTCGATGCGCGGCGCCCCGGTGACGCGATTGCAGCGGGAATAGCCTATGTCCCTGAAGAGCGCCAACGCCAGGGGGGCATTCTCGGGTTTTCGGTGGAACACAACATCAGCCTGGCAGGCTTGAGCCGCTTTGCCCATGGCATTTGGTTGTCGAAGATTCGCGAGTCGGCTTTGTGCCAGCGGATGATTGAGCGGCTGCGGATCAAGACCCATTCGCCGGACACTTTGTTGTCCGGCCTCTCAGGCGGAAACCAACAGAAAGTGGTGATCGCCAAGTGGCTGGGGCTCGACCCGCGCATCGTCATTCTGGATGAGCCCACCAAGGGCATCGACGTGGGGGCCAAGCAGGCCGTCTATCACCTCATTGCCGAAATGGTGGAGCAGGGGCTGGCCGTCATTCTGGTGTCCAGCGAGTTGCCGGAGGTCATGAACTTGGCCCACCGGACGATCGTGATGCGCCGCGGTGAACAGGTGGCAGAGTTTGACAAGGCCCAGGCCCAGGCGGAAGCCATCGTGGCTGCGGCCTCGGGTCTGAATCAACAGGCAACGTCGGTGGTTGCGTCGCCTCAAGCTGAAGAGGTGGTGGCATGAGTGCCCTGAAATCCATACGGCGCGAATGGCTGCTGCTGGCCATCATTGTCGCCATTGCCCTGGTGGTGGGCGTGCGTGCGCCGGTGTTCCTGACCTGGCGCAATGGCATGGACATTGCCAACGACTCGGCCATTCTTGCCATCCTGGTGATGGGTCAGATGCTGGTGTTGCTGACCCGTGGCATCGACCTTTCAGTCGCCTCCAATCTGGCGCTCACCGGCATGGTGTTTGCCTTGGTTGGCAAGGCATGGCCGGGCGCTTCGGCACCTGTGCTGATCGTGCTGGCATTGACCATAGGGGCCTTTCTGGGATCTGTGAACGGCTGGTTGATTACCCGCTTCGGCTTGCCGCCCATTGTGGTGACATTGGGGACCTTGTCTGCCTACCGCGGCGCCATCTTCGTGGCGAGCAAGGGCGCTTGGGTGTCTGACCAGGACATTCACCAAGTCATCAAAGGTTTGCCGCGCGAGGTCTGGCTCGGGCTGCCTGCACTCGTGTGGTTTGCGGTGGTGGTGTTGGTGCTGGCCACAGTGTTCTTGAAGCTGCGCCGCGAGGGGCGCGAGATCTATGCCCTGGGGGGCAATCCACTGGCTGCGGCGTATGTGGGCATTTCTCCGCGCAAGTGCCTGATGCGTGTCTATACCTTGTCGGGCATGTTGGCGGGCCTGGCCGGCTTGTTGTGGGTAGGGCGCTACTCCATCGCCTACACCGAGTTGGCGGCCGGTTATGAGTTGACGGTGGTGGCGGCCTGTGTCATCGGTGGCGTGAGCATCGGTGGCGGAGTTGGCACGGTCGCAGGAGCTGCATTGGGCGTGCTGTTCATCGGCGTGGTCAACGGGGCATTGCCGGTGATCCAGGTGTCGCCGTTCTGGCAACAGGCGATTGCGGGTGCGGTCATTCTGATTTCGGTCACCGTCAATGCGCGTGCGGCGCGGCGCGGTGGCCGTCAAATTCTGGAGCGTAAAAGCAGTACAACACATCCTCAAGGAGCAGCGGCATGAAGGCCTGGAATACATGGGAGCGGGTGTTGCTCGCATTGCTGGTGTTGTTGCTGGCGG
This window encodes:
- a CDS encoding sugar ABC transporter ATP-binding protein gives rise to the protein MSDVLLSLQGIHKRYGATHALRGVDLELQAGEVLALVGENGAGKSTLVKMLTGVVPVDEGVIRLRGVPQTFANAQASQAAGILAVHQETVMFEELSVAENIYVGRHLMRGPFIDWSGMNIQAQSVLDQIGARFKATTLVKDLSLAERHLVEIARALSQKASVVILDEPTAALSQAEIRDFYGIVRQLRDQGVGVIFITHKFDEIFAVADRYVVLRDGAAVGTGAIAGVTEQELVKLMAGRAIDQIYPQIVSTPGDVVMTVKNLSHPTEFSNIAFELRRGEILGFYGLVGSGRSEAMLAIMGLNPAASGEFTVQGQKLDARRPGDAIAAGIAYVPEERQRQGGILGFSVEHNISLAGLSRFAHGIWLSKIRESALCQRMIERLRIKTHSPDTLLSGLSGGNQQKVVIAKWLGLDPRIVILDEPTKGIDVGAKQAVYHLIAEMVEQGLAVILVSSELPEVMNLAHRTIVMRRGEQVAEFDKAQAQAEAIVAAASGLNQQATSVVASPQAEEVVA
- a CDS encoding ABC transporter permease translates to MSALKSIRREWLLLAIIVAIALVVGVRAPVFLTWRNGMDIANDSAILAILVMGQMLVLLTRGIDLSVASNLALTGMVFALVGKAWPGASAPVLIVLALTIGAFLGSVNGWLITRFGLPPIVVTLGTLSAYRGAIFVASKGAWVSDQDIHQVIKGLPREVWLGLPALVWFAVVVLVLATVFLKLRREGREIYALGGNPLAAAYVGISPRKCLMRVYTLSGMLAGLAGLLWVGRYSIAYTELAAGYELTVVAACVIGGVSIGGGVGTVAGAALGVLFIGVVNGALPVIQVSPFWQQAIAGAVILISVTVNARAARRGGRQILERKSSTTHPQGAAA
- the rhaS gene encoding rhamnose ABC transporter substrate-binding protein translates to MKKQLKTLLTIALSAALVSPAFAADKIALVVKSLGNGFFDAANQGAQEAAKELKNVEIIYTGPAKATAEGQIEIVNSLIAQKVSAIVISANDPDALAPVLKRAMDRGIKVLSFDSGVRKDGRMMHLNPSSNPLIGEKLVKMTADAIGSTGEVAVLSATAQATNQNIWIEEAKKVLAQPAYKGLKLVSVVYGDDQTDKSYREAQGLFKSYPNLKAIIAPTTVGVAAAAKAVQDEKKVGSIYVTGLGLPSEMAGHVKSGAVKSFAIWNPIDLGYSSIMAASQFISGKVTGKAGDKVSLGRVGTVTLDANGEAAMSEPFTYDASNVEKFAKFF